The genomic region ATGGATTACTAGTATGAATTATTGTGGCTAAAATTAACGTTATTGGAAATCCAGGAAGTGTAAGTATTATTTCAAAAAAAGCATTTAACGCTAAATCTACGAATCTTCCCATAAAGCCAGCTAATAGTCCTAAGATTAGACCTACACCTATAGTTATTACAGATGCAATACTAGTAACTTCTAATATAAAAGGCGTGCCCCACACGATCTCTGGTAATAACGGTTCACCTTCATAATCTGTGCCAAATATATATAATGGGAAATGATTTAAGGAAGGCGGTTGAAATGCGTTAAATGGATTGGCTAGTGATGGAGAAGGGTAGGGTATTATCAATAACCCTACTGTGCCCATTAGGATATAAAATACAAATATTATAAAACCAGCAAAGAAAATCTTATTTCTATAAATTAATTTAAATAGTCTGTACAATGATATTACGAACTTATTCTTCACCGACCCTCACCCTGGGATCTAATATTCCATAAATTATGTCGGCTAATATATTGCCAATTATACTAATTATGACTATTACTAATAGAACACCTATAGCAAGCGGGTAATCCTTACTAGTCAGCGCAGTAGCGTATAAACTTCCTATTCCGTAAAGTCCGAAAATTGATTCTATGAAAGTAGCTGAACCTAGCAATAATCCAAAAGAATACATCAATCTAGTAAACGACGGAATTACTGCAGTTTTACCTATATAGTTTAGAAGTATAGTTCTGCTCTTAACTCCCCTAAGTTTAGCGTATCTTACATAATCTTCTTGTGAAATTGAGAAAGCAGCAGATCTAATACTTAATATCCAACCCGGTATCATTGGTAGTGAAAAAGATAAAATAGGAAGTGTATAATGATCTAGCATATTAATAATAAAAGGTAAATTAAAACCTGGGTGAACTCCTATTCCGTATGAACCACTTATTGGGAAATAATTATTATATATAGCAAAAAATAATAAAAGGATAATTGCAACAATATAATTAGGTATTGAATTAAATGCCGCCGACAATATGGTTATTAAACTATCTATTTTTCCACCAGAATACTTTGCAGTTAATAGTCCTATTAATACTCCAATTATATAAGATAAAATTAATGATGACGAAACAAGAAATACCGTATATGGAGTCTCCAATGCTATTAATTTAATTACTGGCTCATGATATATTAATGACCTCCCAAGATCTCCATGGAGTAAACCATTTATATAACTTAAATATGCTTGAAATGCGGTTTGATTAACATAATTTCCAAAAACTTCCCTTGCTTTCATTAGAGCATATTCCTTAGAATAACCTCTAGCCAATAGAGAGTCTATATATATTTGCACTGGATTTCCTGGAGATATGTATAATAATATATACGTTGCGGTTATTACAACATATATTGTAATTATAGCCAATAATATTCTTTTTATTATCCACTTAAAGAAGTCATTCATATCTAATATAATTCTCCATATTCCGTTTATATAAACTTTTTGAAGATTCATGTATTCATAATTATGGGAATAATATTGATTAATATGAAACTTTACCTTTTCAATTCCATATATAGTGTATATTATAGTTTATATATAAGCTTACTAGATTTGATTATGTGGAAGATGAAATTTTACAAGTTCAAAACTTGACAGTAAATTATAGACTTGAAGATAGTATAGTAAAAGGTATAGAAAACGTTAGCTTTGGAATTAAAAAATCTAGTATAACAGCAATTATAGGTGAAAGCGGCTCTGGAAAAACTACATTATTGTCTGCAATATTAGGCTTCTTACCTCAGAATGCTAGAATAAGTGGTAAAATAATATTTAATAACGAGAAAATTATGGAAAACGGAAAATATAGCAAAAAATTTAGAACTAATAGATGGAGACTTATTTCCTATATTCCTCAAAACGCAATGAGCGTATTATCGCCTCTACGGAAAATAAGGTCTCACTTTATTGATACAGCTATGGCTTATAATATACCTAAAGAGGTTGCGTTAAATAGCGCTAAAGAAATTTTGCCTCAAATAGGATTAGATGAAAAAATTCTAAACTACTATCCCTTTGAACTCTCAGGAGGCATGAAGCAAAGAGTTGTAATAGCACTCGCGATATTTTTAAGGCCTTTACTTACAGTTGCAGACGAACCTACTTCAGCATTAGATGTAATAACACAGAAGAAAATTTTAGACTTGTTAAAAAAGATCAATAATGAGCTAAATATAACTTTTCTTGTTTCTACTCACGATATCTCTGTTGCGAGTTACGTTGCTGATGAGATAATTGTGTTATATAATGGGCACATAGTAGAACGTGGTAGTAAAGAAGCGATAATAAATCATCCTCTTCATCCGTACACGTTATATCTATTAAGTAGCGTCATCAGCTTAAGTAGTAAAAATAAACTTATAAAGATTAGAGAAAAATTCATGGTTAAACATAATATTAATAAGAATCGTGGTTGTCCTTTCTATTCAAGATGTCCTTTTGCTACTACCATATGTAGTGAAGAATTCCCACCTAATATTAGAATTAATGATCACGAAGTTCTGTGTAATAAGCCTTTTGAGGTTGAGAAAAGTGTATACACTTGAAGGAAAAGATATTACTGTAATTTTTAAGACTAAAAAAGGAGAAAAAATTGCATTAAATAATGTATCAATTAGTATATCTGATAACGAAAATATATCTATTATAGGTGAAAGCGGCTCTGGAAAAACTACATTAAGTTTAGTTCTAGCAGGAATTCAAAAGCCCAATAAAGGTAATGTACTTTATAACGGTAAAAATGTATATAAGTTGAAAGGAAAAGAGTATAAGGAATTTAGAAGAAGTGTACAATACATAATGCAAAATCCATACTCCGCATTTAATCCATTTAGGAAAGTGGGTGATTCTTTCAAAACAGTAATATCAGAATATAAGCTAGCTAAGGGTAACGAGACAGATAATTTAATAGATAAATATCTGCAAATGGTAGGACTAGACGAGTCTATTAAAACTAAATATCCTCACCAGTTAAGTGGAGGTCAATTGCAAAGGGCTGCATTAGCTAGAGCACTCTTATTAAAGCCCAAAATATTGTTCGCTGATGAAGTAGTTTCTATGCTTGATGCTAGTCTCAGAATAGACGTAATTAAACTACTTAAGGAAATAAGGGAAACTTATAACATTTCTATAATTCTCATTACCCACGATATAGGAATAGCTAAATATTTTTCTGAAGATAGAGGTAGAATAATAGTTATGTATGATGGAAAAATTATTGAAGAAGGGTATGCAGAAGAGATAATAAAATCGCCAAAAAATGAGTATACTAAATTATTACTAGAGTCGTACCTTGACCCATTTAGGTGATTACATGGGCATTATCTCTTTAGTAATAACTTTATTAATTATTCTCCTTCTGATGACCTTATTTTCAATCGCATTTGCTGGTTTTTATAGTATAGATATATTAGATCTATTAATCATAATTCCTGCACTAGTTTTTTTCATTTATTTAGAATATAAAGAT from Acidianus ambivalens harbors:
- a CDS encoding ABC transporter ATP-binding protein, coding for MEDEILQVQNLTVNYRLEDSIVKGIENVSFGIKKSSITAIIGESGSGKTTLLSAILGFLPQNARISGKIIFNNEKIMENGKYSKKFRTNRWRLISYIPQNAMSVLSPLRKIRSHFIDTAMAYNIPKEVALNSAKEILPQIGLDEKILNYYPFELSGGMKQRVVIALAIFLRPLLTVADEPTSALDVITQKKILDLLKKINNELNITFLVSTHDISVASYVADEIIVLYNGHIVERGSKEAIINHPLHPYTLYLLSSVISLSSKNKLIKIREKFMVKHNINKNRGCPFYSRCPFATTICSEEFPPNIRINDHEVLCNKPFEVEKSVYT
- a CDS encoding ATP-binding cassette domain-containing protein yields the protein MYTLEGKDITVIFKTKKGEKIALNNVSISISDNENISIIGESGSGKTTLSLVLAGIQKPNKGNVLYNGKNVYKLKGKEYKEFRRSVQYIMQNPYSAFNPFRKVGDSFKTVISEYKLAKGNETDNLIDKYLQMVGLDESIKTKYPHQLSGGQLQRAALARALLLKPKILFADEVVSMLDASLRIDVIKLLKEIRETYNISIILITHDIGIAKYFSEDRGRIIVMYDGKIIEEGYAEEIIKSPKNEYTKLLLESYLDPFR
- a CDS encoding ABC transporter permease; the encoded protein is MKNKFVISLYRLFKLIYRNKIFFAGFIIFVFYILMGTVGLLIIPYPSPSLANPFNAFQPPSLNHFPLYIFGTDYEGEPLLPEIVWGTPFILEVTSIASVITIGVGLILGLLAGFMGRFVDLALNAFFEIILTLPGFPITLILATIIHTSNPLILAGILSMFSWAGLAKAIRSFTYSLKKQEYITMAKILGLSKIRILKEIIYPMSSYILVHLFQDMMFYVFGLVALYAFGFLPLSNNNWGVILNFAISIGGAIYSPLGFWNLIIPMIIIIIYEIGLMMMSIGLGKLVDPRLREY
- a CDS encoding ABC transporter permease — translated: MNDFFKWIIKRILLAIITIYVVITATYILLYISPGNPVQIYIDSLLARGYSKEYALMKAREVFGNYVNQTAFQAYLSYINGLLHGDLGRSLIYHEPVIKLIALETPYTVFLVSSSLILSYIIGVLIGLLTAKYSGGKIDSLITILSAAFNSIPNYIVAIILLLFFAIYNNYFPISGSYGIGVHPGFNLPFIINMLDHYTLPILSFSLPMIPGWILSIRSAAFSISQEDYVRYAKLRGVKSRTILLNYIGKTAVIPSFTRLMYSFGLLLGSATFIESIFGLYGIGSLYATALTSKDYPLAIGVLLVIVIISIIGNILADIIYGILDPRVRVGEE